CATCGTGGCCACGCTGAGTTGCGTGCCTTCGCCGGAGCTGTCCGCGATGATCACGTTGTCGACCACGGGAAGCAGCGACGCGACGCCCTTCGGCCACGCGGCGAACGTCGTCGTCACGCCCGTGTCGAGCACACGGATCTTCGGGTCGATGTAGCGCACGTCCGGACGCTGCAGAGCCGCCGTCTGGGCTTCGTACACGCGCACGCTGAACAGACGGAGCACGCGTTCGAACCGCATCTCGAGCGCCGGGAACCTCTCGCGCCACGGGAACGGCGCCCAGCCCTCGTCGGTGAGCGCGATCGGGTGCGCACTGACGAGGGGAGTGCCTGCGTCGTAGAGCTCCTCGGCGAGATCGAGCACGCGCACAGCGGCCGACTCATCGTCCGTCCCGACGATCGCGAAGCGATCGCGCGCGAGCCCGAAGACGACCGGCGCGCCCGCGATCCGGGCTCCTTCGAGCCGCGACGGATCGATCAGAACGGCGGATGCCGTCGCCTCGTCGTCGATGACGATGAGGCCTTCGGCGGCCTCCGGGAGGGCGCCTGCTGCGGCGACCGCCGACGCCACGACGTCGGGGAACGGCCGCGACCACCCTTCGGCCTCGCCCTCAGTGACCGCGGTGCGGTCTCCCGCCCGGTCGAGCCCCACGAAGAGCTCGCCGCCGGCGTACTGGACACGAGGGTGCGCATCCCCCGGCGCGGTGACCGCGAGGACCCCGAGCTCGTTCGCGCCGTAGACACGCGGGACGACGTTCACGTCCGCTCCCTCGAATGCCATCGACATGCGTTGCGGTCCTCTCCTCGGGTTCTCATCAGACTATCCGGCGCCGGTCACGTGCCGAGCCGGCCGCCGACCGGCTCACGCGTCGCTCACCAGGACGATGCCAGGGACACGACGTCCGCCCAGGACCAGGCGACGTCGATCGGCTCGTCGAGCGGTCGTTCCAGAGCGTCGGGCGATGCCACCCATCCGCTCGGCACGATGTGGAGCGCATGGGTGAGAGTGCCGGCATCCGGGTCTCCCGAGACGACGAGGACCACCGCGAGACCCGGCTCCGGCCGCCAGGCGCCCGCACGCGTCGCCCCGGCCGTCACCAGCTGCGATCGATACGAACGCTCCCCCGACGGCGGCGCGTCCGCGAGGTCCAGGCTCACCCGGCTCCCTGCGCGGTGCTCGATCGCCCACCGGACGCTGTTCGACAGCTCCACCAGCTCGGCACGCACATCCGCCTGATACTCCAGGGCCGCGCCCTGCGCACCGAGCGGGACGATGGTCGCCGCCCCGCGCTGCAGCACCGGAACCCGAGATTCCATGACCCCGTCGGTGGCTCTGCCGCGATGCAGGATCCCGTCGACGACGTCCATGATCTGGCGGGCCGAGGCGAGCACGACGGCTCCTGTGCGCAGCGACGCCTCCCCGAACACGTCCTCGGTCGTGAGCGGTGCCGCGCCGCGGGCACGGCTGCGCGCGTAGAGCTCGGCGGCTTCCCGAGGGCCGAGACCCGCGAAAGCCGCAGCGTCGAGATCGTCGGAGTCCCGCAGGTCGAGAACAGTGTCGACAGTGGGGGCCGGCCGCTCGATCCGCGCTTCTGGAGCGGATCGGAAACCGGTCACCTGGTCGTCCTCGCTGCGCGGAGCGATGGTCTCGATCCGCATCGCCCCGCCGGGATACGCGTCCCACTCGACCTGATAAGCCGTCGGGCCCTGATCGCCGTCCTGTTCGAACCGCGCCTCACCGCCGGCCATCCGCACCCGATCGCCGTCCTGCACCCAACGCTCGCTCCGCACGCGGCGACCGTCTGCGGCGTACTCGTTGACGACGTAGTCCCGACCGCGCCGGGCCGTGAGCGACCAGGGCACGACGTCTCCCGCGTCGTGCGCGGGGAGCAGGTGAATCTCCTCCCCGGTTGCCCATCGCATCTCGGCATCCTGGGCGCTGATCTGCGGCACCCCCGCTGTCCGGCCGAGCCGGTCATCGAACGGATGCAGCACGACCGTGCCGTCCGGAAGGCCCGCGTCAGCCGGGTTCTGCTTCTTGCGGAAGATCATGGCGCGGTCACCGCAACTCGTAGTTGCCGCCGAACGTTCCCGGCCAGGATGCCGGGCCGCCGCCGCCGTTGCGCGATCCGGTGGCGGTGTCCGGCATGGTGATCACGCCTTCGGGCACACCCGTCGGAAGATAGCCGCCGGGCAGCCAGTTCTCGTTCGCGCCGTTCTCGCGACCCGACGGAACGGTGAGTCCGTTGAGCTCATCCGGCGAGAAGTGGCGGATCTCGATCTGGAGCGGGTTGCCGTCCTCGTCGCGCAGCGATCCCCGATCGAAACCGAGCAGATCCTCGAGCTTGTCGGTGTCGTGACCCGCCTCGTTGAGAACCCGGTCGAGGTCTTCGGTCGGGAAGACGAAGGCATCGTGGTCGGCCTGCGCCGGCCCGTAGTTGTTGAGGGAGTCGGACACGTAGATGCGGCTCGCGCCGTTGTCGAACCGAGCGAGGTGCCGGTCGATGTAGTCCTTGCTCAGGTAGTCCTCGGGGTCAGGACGGTCGCTCTTGTGATCGTGGTCGAACCGTCCGCCGGGGGTGTAGTCGCCCGGCTGGGTCGACGAGTTCCGGTCCCATCCCCCGCGCAGCGCCCACGGCGCGTCCCTGCCCTCGAACTTGTCCTGGCCGCGCACCCGCTTCGCGACGTCGTCGACGTGGTTGAGCATGTTGTCGGTCAGCTGGTGCAGCTTGTCCTTCGAGTGGGCCATGCCCGAGAGGACCGCCTGCCTCACCTCGCGCATGATCGGCTTGATCGCGCTCATCGGTCGTTTCCCCTCATTTGACCTGATACGTGTAGTAGTTGCCGAGTTTCCTGATCGCGGCATCCGACAGCTCCGGATGCCTCTCACGCATCACGCGTTCGAGCTCGTCACCGATCTCGCTGAGGGACATGCCCGCCCAGTCGATCCGGGTGCTGATCGTCTCGTCCAGCATCGCACGTACCTGCTCACGGACCCCAGTCGAGCCGTATCGTGCCTCGAAAGCGGCCTCGTTCTTCCCCGGATAGTTCGTGAGGTGCACCACGATGGCTTCGCTCAGATCTGTGTTCTGGTCCGTCACGGCCGGGTTCCTCTCGCACCGTACGCGGCGTCGTAGGCCGCGAGATAGTCGCTCCCCAGCCGCAACCGCACGTACTCGTCGATGGCCTTCAGCGCTTCCCGAACCTGGTCCCGAGTGCCGCGGATCGACAGCCGCTGCCCGAGGATCTCGGACACCGATGCATCTCCGCCCAAGAGGATGCCGAATCCCCAGTTGCCGCTGCCGTAGTCATCGTATGAGCCGCGCACGGCGAAGGCGTCGTACAGGACGAAGGTCAGTTCGACATCCGACCTCTTGTACCGCTTCGTCGCAGCGGGGAGATGCGCGCGAACGAGGTCGAGCACATCGTCCACCGTCATGTCGTCATGCGGCATCTCTCACTCCTCCGTCGCAGCCGGGTTCGGGAAGTCGATACCCAGCGCCTGCTCGAGATCATCGAGGTCAGGAAGCTCGCGTCGTGCCTGGTCGCGGGAGATGACCCGGGGGTAGCTGAAGGCGCCGACCTCCCAGTAGGTGCCGCAGGAGCGGCAGCGACGCACCTCTGCCATGAATTCTTCGCTCTCGCCGATCGTCACGGCGCGCGCCTCCGGCGCGTATGTCGCCCAATACCCCGAACAGACCTCGCAGGCACCCGGGTACGTCGAGTCGACGTGCGCTGTCACGAGTCCACTCTCATGGTCGGCGTCTGTCGGTCTGGCCTGATCGGCGTAACGGCTCCATACGTTCTCGTTGCGCCGCCATCTGCTCGGCGAAGGTCACGATCTCGTCGAGCGCCGCGGCCGCGAAGGTCACCACCGGCTCCGGTTGCGCATCTTCCAGCGATTCCGGGTGCCTGTACACCATGAGGGCGCCCGCCTCGCCCTGCATTCCGCTGGGAAAGCAACGCACCGATGCGCCCTGGACCGCGACCCTCCACCCCAGAGGCTCATACTGTTCACGCGCTCTCTCGAAAGCCCAGAACGCGTCCGCGCCCAGGCCCGTGAACACGTGCTGATCGAACTCGACGGAGACCGCGTACTCCCTGCCGTTGGGGCGATCGAAGTCCTGCACTACGGCAACCGTCGCGGGGACAGAGACATTTCCCGCAGCAGCGATGATGCCGCCGTAGGTCAGATTCTTCATCAGTCCTCATCCGTTCGCGCCCGATGTCGAATCGCCTCGTACAGCCGCTCGGTCTCCGCCCGCTGCACGGCCACCGTGGTCACCGACGCGGGATCCACCGGCGCGAACGTGTCCACGAGATCCCCCACGCTCTCGGACGTCATCCGATACGCGCGCAGACCGCCGCCCTGATCACGAGCCATGCCGCTGGGCCAGACGTCGATCTGCGCACCCGCTACGCCGATCCGCCAGCCGAATGGCTCGAGCTCTTCCCGCACGAGACAGAGCGCCTCGAAGGCGTCGTCCGCGCGTGCTTCGGCCGTTCCGAATCCGGAACCGCGTACCTCCACGACCCAGGAGAAGGGCTCCTCGAACCGCCACGACACAGCGGCGTCTCGCACGATCCCTTCGCGCATCACCTGGATCCCGAGCGACCCTGCCGTCATGCTTTCAGGATATCTGCGGGGTTCCTTGTCCATATCCAGTTCGCTCAATTCCCGCCACTGTCGTGCGGACTCGGCGTCGATTCACTCAGTGCCGGCCTCGCTCTCCGCGGAGGCGCATGGGTCCTTTCACAGAGCGACTCTCCACGGCGCACAGGATTCCGTCACGATCGGGCTAGTCTTCGACGCGATGGCATCAGCTGCCGTAAGCAGCCTCGTGCGCGGCGAGATACTCGGGCCCGAGCCTCAGACGCGCGTACTCGTCGACGGCTTCGAGAGCCGATCGCACTTCGTCCCGAGTGCCGCGAATACCCAGGCGCCGCCCGAGAACAGTGGACACGACGGCGTCTCCGCCCAAAGCAATACTGAATCCCCAGTTGCCGCTGCCGTAGTCGTCGTACAATCCGCGGACACTGAACGCGTCGTAGATGACGAAGCCGAGTTCGACATCCGACTTCCTCACCAACTGATTCGCAGCGGGGCGTAGTTCGCCGACCAGGGCGAGGACGTCATCCACGGTCAGAACCTCGTGTGCCATTGTCATTCCTCAGGTCAGGGACGATACGCCTGCATCGTCGTCGGATCGAACACGTACCCGTTCCTCTGCAGGAAATCGAGTTCAAAGTACAGTGCGCTGCCTGGGAAGTCCTGCGGGTTGTGGGAGAATCCGATCGGTTTCCCTTCGGCCATCATACGTTCCAGGAAAGGAACGTTGAACGCATCGAACATGTCGTCGTCTGACAGGCCATTCGCATCCTTGATGCTGTCCCACTGGTCGCCGAGGCTGAAGTACGTGGCCGGGGGGTGCCGCCCCTCGGCCACATCGACGTAGCTCGAGGTGCCGGGGACGTAGTATTTGCCGAGGATCGCTTCGAGACCGTTCGGGTTGTGCACACTCTCGTCGAGGAGGTCGAGGTAGTCCTCATCGCTCATCCCCTCGGGCTTGCGGTTCCGGTTCGGCTGCCACGGGTGCGTCGAAGGACCGTTTCCGGAACCGCTGTTGCCGTTGGGGTTGTCGAACCGGTCCTGGCCGCGCACCTGCACGCCCACGTCATCGACGTGCTTGACGATGTTGTCGGCAACCCCATGCAGCTTGTCCTTCGCGTGGGCGAAGCCCTTCAACACCGACTGCTTCACCTCACGGATGATCGGCTTGATCGCACTCATCAGTCATCACCCCCGAAGTCCAACGCCTCGAACTCCGCGAAGAAATTCGACGTCAACGACTGGATATCCGACCCATGCAGCTTCATCGTCGACTGCGCATCATCCAACGCCTGCAGATCCGCATAGAACTCATCCGAATCCCCGATGTTCCCCTCCACCATCGGCGCATCCAGGATCGCATCGATCACCGCCGGCAGCTTCTCCGCCATCGGCTCGATCAGCATCGGCGCCAACTGATTCAACAACTGCTCCACCGCGATATCCACCGCCGCGTTCAACAGCTTCTTCTTGATCAACAGCATCGGCCCCGCACCCGCCGCCGTGATCGGGTTCGTGAGCATCGCCACCAACGTGATCAACGTCGACGACACATCGACGATCACCTTCATCTTCAACGCGAAGATCGCATCCGCGCCGACATCCATCGCCGTCGCCGCCGGCGGCATGATGTCGATCAGCTGCTGCAGGTTCTGCGACCGGTTCGTGTTCCAAGCGGACATCGTCGCCGGACCCGTCTGCCCCCGCAGCGCCCCACCCAGGTCCCCGTTCACCTGACGGTCCACCGCCTGGATCACATCCTCCAGATCCGACCCGAAGTTCCGCACCAGGGTCGCCCCCTTACGAACCTCGTCCTCATCGATATCCGGCCACTCGAAACCCAGCTTCTCCATCACCCAGACAAGCTCATTCGGCAACATCATTCCCACAGCGACACCTCCACAGACGACCTTACGAGTCGCGACCGCACGGTCGCGATGGGGAGAACAACCCATGAGACCGCGATCACGGAACCACTTCCCACTGCGAGACGCCGTAGGTGAGGGGGGCCGCGACACCGGTGCGCGGGGCGATACCCGTCACCGAGCGATCGATGATCGTTGCCCGGGGGTTCATCGCGATGGGCAGCGCGACAGCGGCGCGGACGATCGTCGACTCGATCTGCGCGAGAAGATCTCTCGCCTCGTACACGTCGGTGGTCTGCGCGTACTGCGCGACCAGTGCATCGCGTTCCGGATCCGTGCTCCCGGTGATGGATGCCGAGCCGTGGCCGCCCCACTGGTCGAGGATCTGCTCAGGGGTCTGCGGCACCGGCACACGGGCGATCACGGCATCCCACGCGCCGGCCGCGAGCGCAGCCTCGAAGTCCGCGCTGCCGCAGTCGGCGATGCTCCAGCCCGCTTCCGCGGCGACTTCGCCCAGGGCGACGAAGGCCCCGGTCGCGAACTCGCTCCCGGTGTCGTACAACACGCACACAGACGATCCCGCGGCGATCCCGGCGCTCTCCCGCTCCAGGGCTGCGTCGTCGGCGGGCGTGCCGAGAGCAGCAGTGAACCCGGAGTCCTCGTTGACGATGTCGTAGGCACGCGAACCCGGTGCCGAGAGCATCGACGTGGTTCCCGTGTAGGCGGTCGCCCATACTCCCGAGCCGCGCTCCGTCAGCGCCGTCGCCGGTATCGCACGGAGGAACGCGGCCCGCGCCTGCGGCTCGGTGAAGATCCCGGTCGGGTCGAGCATCAGCGCCCAGAGGGTGCCGTCGTGCCGCGTGTCGACCGTGAAGTCCTCGCGCTCGAGCTGACGGATGATCTCGCGGTTGGCTGTGGTGGGGGCCACCTGTGCGACATTCAGTCGCTCGCCGACCTCGGCCTCGGGCAGGTCGCCGGCCGGAACGAGCTCGATGCGCGCGACCTTGGGCGTCACGAGACCCCGGTAGGAGGGATTCGGCACGAGCGCGACGCTCTGCCCGTCGCCGTCGTCACTGATGCTGTCGACCCGGAAGGGCCCGCTCGAGAGCAGCAGGTCCGCCGCGAGCTTCCCGTCCTTCCCGACCTCGAAGTCGTCGTTCCACACCGCCGCGATCTTCGCGAGGGCGTCGTCGTCGCCGTCCTGGATCGCGCGGATGACGGCCTGCTTCGCCTCCATGGGATCGTCGGTGCCGAACGCCCGGTGCCCGACGACGTGAGCGGGCACGGGTGCGGTGACGGCCTGCTGCCAGCCAATGATCGGCTGCGGGTAGGTCACCTCGATGGCACGGGCGAATTCATCGAGCGCGGGCACCGCCGTCTCGACGGGCTCCGCATCGGCCGAGGCGTCGTCGCCGTCGGCATCCTCTGCGTCGAAGTAGCCGGCCGCGCCCGCCCACCCCAGCAGCAGGTCGGCGGCGTCGAGGGGGATGTCGTCCGACCAGACCGGCTCGGCGAGGTCGTACCGCACGGTGAACGGATCGTCGGAGACGATCGTGACCGAGCCGAAGCCCTCGTCCGCCACGAACTCGCCGTCCACCAGGTCGCCGAAGTCACCGCGGATCGTCTCGGCGATGTCGACGTTGCCCGGTGCAGGAGATGCCGCCGCATTCGCCGAGGTGAACGCGCCCGTCCAGCCGACGGTGATCTGCGTGTCGGGCACGACCGTCTCCGGCAGTGCCGGCGTGCAGGCGGCCAGGCCCACCGCGAGCAGCACGGCGATCGGTGCCGCGACGCGGCGCACCCCCCTCATGAGCCGACCGTCACGCGAGGTCGGTGCCGTCTTCTTCTTCGACCAGCGCGCGGAACGGCTCGCTCTCCTCGCTCTCGAGCCAGGCGCGGGCATGCTCGAGCAGCATCGCCGGCGACTCCTCCGCCTCCTCCGGCGAGCCGAACGGCCCGATGACGTCCTCCGAGGGACGCTCGTCCGCGCGCACCACCGACTGCGAGGTCAGGTTGTACCAGTAGTAGCTCTGTGTTCCGGTCATCGCTCGTGTTCCCCTCGTCTTCCCGACTGATTCTATTCGGGGCGATCCGCACACACCCCTGCACAGAGAGAGGTCGTGGGGTCGATCTTCCGATCAACCCCACGACCTCTGTGCGCGATGGTTCAGGCGCCGCCGGCCATGCTCGAGTCGGTGTCGCGGATCTGGTCCGCCATCCGGTCGAGGGCCTGGGCCATGTCGTTCACGGCCTCGGCTGCGTCGTCGAGCGACGTCGTGAGCTCCTCGTACGCCGTGGCGTAGGCGTCGGACGCGTTCTCGGTCTTGAAGCCGTCCTGCACGAGGTCGTCGATGACGCCCTGCAGCTCCTTGAGCGTGTCGGTCACAGAGCTGCGTCCGTCACGAAGTCGCGCCGCGGCGCTTTCCATCTCGCTGTACGTTGCGCCAAAATCATGGGCCATGAGAACCGCCTCCAGTATCTTCTCGTTCAGGCCGCTCGGCCTCTTACGTCGAGGTTAGCCAACGATCCCCGATGGACAAATGGGGAGCGGTGCCCATCTCGGCTCTACCCGTTCGCCGGGGCGTCGGGAACGAACGGGATCTGCATCGTGACCGTTCGCCCCGCCTGCACGAAGATGCCGCGACCGACCGGGAAGTCGGTGCGCTTGACCCGGCCGAACGGCGCCTTGAAGATCGCGTCGCCATCGTAGGTGTCGGGCTTGAGAACGATGCCCTGACGACCGGTCTTCCACTCGCCGAGCACGCCGATGCTCCCGCTGGCGCGGCTGATCTCCGCATCGGCGATCAGCATGTGGTCGCTGTTGTTCATCGCCTGCAGGAGCGCGCGCATCGGGCGGTCTGCGGGACCGTCGGCGAGGTGCGGGATGTCCTCGATCACGATCAGGATGCGACCGCCAGAGATGTCGCTGACGACGAGCTCCGTGAGCTCGGTCGCGAGATCCTTCTCCTCCTCCGGCCGGACGGCGCTCTTCACCCACGGACGGAAGTCCTTGAGCTCGGAACGGCGCGTGCCGAAGTGGTACAACCGGATGCTCGGATCGAACCGCTCCATCGCGACGACGAGGGCCTTCAGCGTGTTCGTCTTCCCCGAGGCCGGGGGACCGGAGATCACGAACGATCCGATCGGCTCGAAGCCGTGCGCGGACAGGGTGTCGTCCGCGACGCCGAACACCGGCATCCCGTCCATCTTCGTCGGCATCTCGCTCGACAGGACCATCGTCGGCAGGGCGCCGATCTCGGGAAGATCCCGCACGCCGCTCGCGCGGAGCTTCTCGCCCAGCGCGGTGAGCGCCTTGGTCTGCTCGACCACGTTCAGCGTTCCGCCGAGCACGGCGATCTGCGCCTCGTGGCCGTCGACGATCGCGCGCCCCGGTGCCGACTGCTCGTCGAGCACGTCGCGCGGGGCTCCGAGCAGCATGTACTGGCTCGGGTCCCCCATGCGGAGCACGATGCGACGCGAGATGTTCGCGGCGACCGCGCTGGGCACGGCGTTGCCGCGGTCGGCGGTGATGACCGTGTGCACGCCCAGCGTGCGGCCCTCGCCCAGGATGCGCATGAACATGCGGTAGAACGCGTTGCGACCCGCCGTGACCTCCCAGTCCTTCTTGAACTCGGGGTAGTTGTCGATCAGGAGCAGGATGCGCGGCATCCGCGGATCCCGCAGCTCGCGATACTCCTGCACGGACGCGGCACTGGCCGCCGAGAACGCGGCGGCACGTCGGTCCATCTCGCCGTCGAGCGTGCGCAGCAGACGCTGGATGCGCTCGACATCGGCGCCGTCGACGACCGATCCGACGTGCGGAAGCGACGCGAGCGCACCGAGTGCACCGGAGGCGAAATCGAGGCAGTAGACCTGCACGCGCCCGAGGTCCGGTCGCATGCCGGCCGCCGTCGCGATCGTCTTGAGCACGGTCGATTTGCCCGACCCCGATGTCCCGTAGATCACAAGCGAGCCGTCGCGGTCGGGGGCGAACACCGCCGACTGCTGCAGCTGCTTCTCCGGCACGTCGACGAGCGCGAGCGGGATGCGCGTGTCGCCCTCGTTCGGCAGGTCGTGCAGATCCACGAGCGGCGCCAGGTCGTCGAGCCACGGACGGCGCGGGCGCGGCAGGGCCGCGGCCTCGCTCGCCCGGATCAGCGTCGACACGATCCGCTTCTGGTCGTTGGGACCGAGGTCGGCCTCGTGGGCGTCGGAGTCGGCCGGAACATCCGGCTCCCACTCCGCGGCGGAGCCGAAGCGCAGCGGCGCCACACGCACCTCGGCAGCGGCACCGTCGTCCTCCGTGGTCCAGCCGCCCGCGTACGCCGACTGGAACGGCACGAGGCGTCCCGGTCCGGTCTTCGCGATCGCGCGGCCGGGGATGGTCGCGGGGAAGGTCGCGGCGACGCCGTCGTCGACGACGTCTCGCGAGTCCGCCTCGTCGGCCATGCGGAGGGCGATGCGGAGGTTGGTGTTGGCGCGCAGATTGTCCTTGATGACGCCGGCCGGTCGCTGGGTCGCCATGATCAGATGGATGCCGAGCGAACGGCCGCGCTGGGCGATGTCGACGACACCGTCGACGAACTCCGGCATCTCGGATGCCAGGGCGGCGAACTCGTCGATCACCAGGACGAGCGCCGGCGGGACCTCGGGATCCTGCCGCTTCTCGAGTTCGAGCAGGTCCTTCGCCTTCTTGCGGTTCAGCAGGTGCTCGCGGTGCTGCAGCTCGGCCCGGAGGCTCGTCAGGGCGCGCCGGACGAGGTGCGGGCTCAGGTCGGTCACGAGTCCGACGCAGTGGGGCAGCTCGACGCAGTCGGCGAACGCCGACCCGCCCTTGTAGTCGACGAACAGGAAGGTGACGCGGTCGGGGCTGTGCGCAGCCGCCATGCCGAGTACCCAGGCCTGCAGGAACTCGGACTTTCCGGCACCCGTCGTTCCGCCGACGAGCGCGTGCGGTCCCTGGGTGCGCAGGTCGAGCGCCATGGCGTCGCTCGCGCCCTGCCCGATGATCGCGCGCAGCGTGCTCGCCTTCTTCAGGCGCGGCCTCGGGTTCGTCGAGCGGTCGACGATCGTGTTGTTCTGCCGCCAGCGCTCGATCACGACGTTCGGATCCTCGGCGATCGCCGGGTCGACGAGCTGCAGGAACATCACGGCGCCCGGGATGTCGGACGAGTCGTGCACGGCCGTGCTGGCATCCAGCACGGGTGCCAGGCGTCGCGCGAGCATGTGCATGTAGGCGTTGGACACACCCTCGACCCGCACGTGCTCGAAGTACTCGCCGTTGCGGACGAGGCCGACCCGCGCGTCCTCGAGACCCGTGGTGACGTCGATGTAGCTGCGGCACACGGCCGGCAGGGACTCCACGGTCGGCGACACGAAGACGGCGTGCACGCCGTGATCCGCGCCCCGCTCGAGGACATCGGTGAGCCGGCCGCGATCGACCGGAGCGTCGCCGCTCACGAACACGATGACGGACAGCGGCGGTGTGCCCTGGTGGTCACCGGCCGCACGCGAGACGTCGGTGCCGTAGAGGAGCGGATTCCACTCCTCCTTGAACGGTCCGCGCGGCTCGCCGCGCCCTTCGCCGGCTCGCTGCACGTACTCCTCGAGGCTGCTCAGCAGGGCGGCGCTCGTCGGAGCGGAATCGGCGAGCGCCATGTCGCGGAACGGGCTCTTCTCGCTGGAGGTGTGCGGCATCCACTTGAGCCAGTCCAGCTCGGGTGTCCAGGCCGAATCGGCGAACGCCACGGCCACCACGTCGTTCGGTGCGTGCAGCCCGAGCAGCTGCACGGCGACGCCGCGCATCGTGTCGGCTACGGGACCCTGCGGGCCCGCGATGCCGATGGATCCGGCATCCGCCATCGTGTCGAACACCGGCACGTCGTCGACGAACTCGTAGCGCTCGCGCAGCCGGTCGACGCGATCGATGAACTCCGGCAGACCGTCGGGCACCTCGGCATCGTCGATCTTGTTGCGCGCAGGGAGCCGGCAGCTGCCGAGCCGCAGGCCGAGGAAGTTCCAGTGCTCCGGCCGCCGCGTCCACAGCATCGGTCCGAGCCGCATCGCGTGGTCGTAGATCTCCGCGACGGGCGGGGCCTCGGCGTTGCGGGCCTGCTCCTCCTCGGGCTTGCCCCGGAAGAAGTCCTCTTCGAGCTGCTCGTACTGCCGCTCGAAGAGCAGCACCTCGTGATTCTCGCTCTTCTTGCTCTGCGCCGCCTGGTTGATGATGTTGCCGAAGGCCATCAGCGGCGTCATCACGATCATCAGCAGGGATCGCGGGTTCTCGTTGAGCGCGTAGAGCGCCAAACCCATCAGGATCGGGGCGATCATGATCGGCCACGGGAACAGCTTGCCGATCTTCTCGGTGGGCAGCCGCGGCACCTTGAAGAGCGTTCCCGGGAAGCGCACCTCGACGCGAGGGCTGCGGTTGAAGAGCAGACCGCCGCCGCGCTCGATGATCGGCTCCTCGGTCGCCGAGCCGTCGAAGGAGCGTGCGAGGCGCAGCACGAGGGTCGTGCCGCCGATGATGAAGGGCTCGCCCTCCTCGATCCGCACGCGCTGCACCGCGACGCCGTCGACGAGCACGCCGTTGGCGGAGTTCAGGTCCACGACCTCGATGTGCGTGCCGACCTCGAGTCGCGCATGGCGCTTGGAGACCATCGGATCCGCGAGGACGACGTCGTTGCCCGCGTCGCGACCGAGGAAGACATGGCCGGAGGAGATCGGGAACTCCTGGCCCGCGAGCGCCCCCGACGTCGCGAGCAGCACCCCGGCGACATCGCGCTGTCCCGCGAAGGAGTAGTCGGGACCGTAGTTGACGATGGATGCCGCGAAGCCGGAGCCGATCGGCGCCTCGCCGATCGGGACGTCGGGCTGCAGGGGCACGAGCCGCTCGGCGTTCGGAGGCGCGACCGCGAGAGTGAGCACATCGCCCTCGGCCACGGGGACCGACCGGGTCGGGTCCGCCGCGGCGACGTGACGGGCCACGTCAGCGGCGGTGGCGGTGGAGTCCGTCGTGATCACGATGTCGACGGGCTCGCCCTCCTGACGGTGCAGGGTCAGCTTCAGCCTCATTCGTCTCCCCCAATGCCGCTGGACTCGCCGGCGACCATCATCGTTCGTCCATGCTCGCTCACGCGCGGACCACCGCGGCCACGCGATCGCCGAGGCGGATCATGTCGCCGTCC
This genomic interval from Microbacterium sp. LWH11-1.2 contains the following:
- a CDS encoding FtsK/SpoIIIE domain-containing protein; protein product: MRLKLTLHRQEGEPVDIVITTDSTATAADVARHVAAADPTRSVPVAEGDVLTLAVAPPNAERLVPLQPDVPIGEAPIGSGFAASIVNYGPDYSFAGQRDVAGVLLATSGALAGQEFPISSGHVFLGRDAGNDVVLADPMVSKRHARLEVGTHIEVVDLNSANGVLVDGVAVQRVRIEEGEPFIIGGTTLVLRLARSFDGSATEEPIIERGGGLLFNRSPRVEVRFPGTLFKVPRLPTEKIGKLFPWPIMIAPILMGLALYALNENPRSLLMIVMTPLMAFGNIINQAAQSKKSENHEVLLFERQYEQLEEDFFRGKPEEEQARNAEAPPVAEIYDHAMRLGPMLWTRRPEHWNFLGLRLGSCRLPARNKIDDAEVPDGLPEFIDRVDRLRERYEFVDDVPVFDTMADAGSIGIAGPQGPVADTMRGVAVQLLGLHAPNDVVAVAFADSAWTPELDWLKWMPHTSSEKSPFRDMALADSAPTSAALLSSLEEYVQRAGEGRGEPRGPFKEEWNPLLYGTDVSRAAGDHQGTPPLSVIVFVSGDAPVDRGRLTDVLERGADHGVHAVFVSPTVESLPAVCRSYIDVTTGLEDARVGLVRNGEYFEHVRVEGVSNAYMHMLARRLAPVLDASTAVHDSSDIPGAVMFLQLVDPAIAEDPNVVIERWRQNNTIVDRSTNPRPRLKKASTLRAIIGQGASDAMALDLRTQGPHALVGGTTGAGKSEFLQAWVLGMAAAHSPDRVTFLFVDYKGGSAFADCVELPHCVGLVTDLSPHLVRRALTSLRAELQHREHLLNRKKAKDLLELEKRQDPEVPPALVLVIDEFAALASEMPEFVDGVVDIAQRGRSLGIHLIMATQRPAGVIKDNLRANTNLRIALRMADEADSRDVVDDGVAATFPATIPGRAIAKTGPGRLVPFQSAYAGGWTTEDDGAAAEVRVAPLRFGSAAEWEPDVPADSDAHEADLGPNDQKRIVSTLIRASEAAALPRPRRPWLDDLAPLVDLHDLPNEGDTRIPLALVDVPEKQLQQSAVFAPDRDGSLVIYGTSGSGKSTVLKTIATAAGMRPDLGRVQVYCLDFASGALGALASLPHVGSVVDGADVERIQRLLRTLDGEMDRRAAAFSAASAASVQEYRELRDPRMPRILLLIDNYPEFKKDWEVTAGRNAFYRMFMRILGEGRTLGVHTVITADRGNAVPSAVAANISRRIVLRMGDPSQYMLLGAPRDVLDEQSAPGRAIVDGHEAQIAVLGGTLNVVEQTKALTALGEKLRASGVRDLPEIGALPTMVLSSEMPTKMDGMPVFGVADDTLSAHGFEPIGSFVISGPPASGKTNTLKALVVAMERFDPSIRLYHFGTRRSELKDFRPWVKSAVRPEEEKDLATELTELVVSDISGGRILIVIEDIPHLADGPADRPMRALLQAMNNSDHMLIADAEISRASGSIGVLGEWKTGRQGIVLKPDTYDGDAIFKAPFGRVKRTDFPVGRGIFVQAGRTVTMQIPFVPDAPANG
- a CDS encoding ABC transporter substrate-binding protein, with the translated sequence MRGVRRVAAPIAVLLAVGLAACTPALPETVVPDTQITVGWTGAFTSANAAASPAPGNVDIAETIRGDFGDLVDGEFVADEGFGSVTIVSDDPFTVRYDLAEPVWSDDIPLDAADLLLGWAGAAGYFDAEDADGDDASADAEPVETAVPALDEFARAIEVTYPQPIIGWQQAVTAPVPAHVVGHRAFGTDDPMEAKQAVIRAIQDGDDDALAKIAAVWNDDFEVGKDGKLAADLLLSSGPFRVDSISDDGDGQSVALVPNPSYRGLVTPKVARIELVPAGDLPEAEVGERLNVAQVAPTTANREIIRQLEREDFTVDTRHDGTLWALMLDPTGIFTEPQARAAFLRAIPATALTERGSGVWATAYTGTTSMLSAPGSRAYDIVNEDSGFTAALGTPADDAALERESAGIAAGSSVCVLYDTGSEFATGAFVALGEVAAEAGWSIADCGSADFEAALAAGAWDAVIARVPVPQTPEQILDQWGGHGSASITGSTDPERDALVAQYAQTTDVYEARDLLAQIESTIVRAAVALPIAMNPRATIIDRSVTGIAPRTGVAAPLTYGVSQWEVVP
- a CDS encoding WXG100 family type VII secretion target — encoded protein: MAHDFGATYSEMESAAARLRDGRSSVTDTLKELQGVIDDLVQDGFKTENASDAYATAYEELTTSLDDAAEAVNDMAQALDRMADQIRDTDSSMAGGA